From the Deinococcus aerius genome, one window contains:
- a CDS encoding phosphotransferase family protein: MEATVRAAVEALGLGVTACRRMPGGSTLPTWRVDTRDGPFAVRLYPASLEWVARGMARLSAVLREADFPVPGVVAVVNDLPGHVALIQEWLPGVTCGEALRRGPERAWDWGVQFGQVHARLHALPIPPEVEGEVPRLETGLPAPARPAWLHLDYHPLNVLAEGGRVSAVLDWENVRLGDARADVARTLSILSVDPGVWGAGREVRQRLRTFRRGYLAGYAASLMNELPPFLAWAGEFMLRDRGPHFAGAELAPVRRWSRYWRRRGGP, from the coding sequence ATGGAGGCGACCGTCCGCGCGGCTGTCGAAGCGTTGGGGCTTGGGGTCACCGCTTGCCGCCGAATGCCCGGTGGCTCGACCCTGCCCACCTGGCGGGTGGATACCCGGGACGGCCCGTTCGCCGTGAGGCTCTACCCCGCGTCCCTGGAGTGGGTGGCGCGCGGCATGGCCCGGCTCTCCGCAGTTCTGCGGGAGGCGGACTTTCCTGTGCCCGGCGTCGTCGCTGTTGTCAATGACCTGCCGGGCCATGTGGCCCTGATTCAGGAATGGCTGCCGGGCGTGACGTGTGGTGAAGCTCTGCGGCGCGGGCCGGAGCGGGCCTGGGACTGGGGTGTTCAGTTCGGCCAAGTCCACGCGCGGCTCCACGCCCTCCCCATCCCGCCCGAGGTCGAAGGCGAGGTCCCGCGGCTGGAGACCGGGCTGCCCGCCCCGGCACGGCCCGCCTGGCTGCATCTCGACTATCACCCGCTCAACGTGCTGGCCGAGGGTGGCCGGGTGAGTGCCGTCCTCGACTGGGAGAACGTGCGGCTGGGCGACGCCCGGGCGGATGTGGCGCGGACGCTGAGCATCCTGAGCGTCGATCCCGGGGTGTGGGGCGCGGGGCGGGAGGTGCGGCAAAGGTTGCGGACGTTCCGGCGGGGCTACCTGGCCGGATATGCCGCAAGCCTCATGAACGAATTGCCCCCCTTTCTCGCCTGGGCGGGGGAGTTCATGCTGCGGGACCGGGGGCCTCACTTCGCGGGGGCCGAGCTGGCCCCCGTGCGGCGGTGGTCGCGGTACTGGCGCCGCCGGGGCGGACCCTAG
- a CDS encoding GNAT family N-acetyltransferase, with protein sequence MTTLSRAVTPFDPVAAPPEARLAVGHLLTAAHHFAYPEDPPLLPAREATGLTHVTPGEVLRHFVVWDGERALGWASLEYSVTENLHAAHARVVVHPDHRRRGLGRELARAVEGVAREEGRSVVTFGTSSRAPAGEAFARTLNAQPALPMRQSQLDLTEVQDSLLDAWTARPQGEPYRLHLWERVPDEFLARTADMMMVMNTAPRGDLDVEDWTVTPEMIRAWEGMIADSGEVRYLMAAEDTRTGDLAGYTEVFWSPERAALVFQGATAVRPSARGQGLGKWLKAAMLRHVRAHCPGARWVRTNNAEENAAMLGINVALGFQPWASFTEWQVRLA encoded by the coding sequence ATGACCACTCTTTCCCGCGCCGTGACCCCCTTCGACCCGGTGGCCGCGCCGCCAGAAGCGCGCCTCGCGGTCGGCCACCTGCTCACCGCTGCCCACCACTTCGCCTACCCCGAGGACCCGCCCCTCCTCCCCGCGCGGGAGGCGACCGGCCTCACCCACGTCACGCCCGGCGAGGTGCTGCGGCATTTCGTCGTGTGGGACGGCGAGCGGGCGCTCGGGTGGGCGAGCCTGGAGTACAGCGTCACCGAGAACCTGCACGCCGCCCACGCCCGGGTGGTCGTGCATCCCGACCACCGCCGCCGGGGCCTGGGGCGAGAGCTGGCCCGCGCCGTGGAAGGGGTGGCCCGCGAGGAGGGCCGCTCGGTCGTGACCTTCGGGACGAGCAGCCGGGCACCCGCCGGGGAGGCCTTCGCCCGCACCCTGAACGCGCAGCCCGCCCTGCCCATGCGCCAGAGCCAGCTCGACCTGACGGAAGTTCAGGACAGCCTGCTCGACGCCTGGACGGCCCGGCCACAGGGCGAGCCCTACCGCCTCCACCTCTGGGAGCGCGTGCCCGACGAGTTCCTGGCCCGCACCGCCGACATGATGATGGTGATGAATACCGCCCCGCGCGGCGACCTCGATGTGGAGGACTGGACGGTCACGCCCGAGATGATCCGCGCCTGGGAGGGCATGATCGCCGACTCCGGCGAGGTCCGGTACCTGATGGCCGCCGAGGACACCCGCACCGGGGACCTCGCCGGATATACCGAGGTCTTCTGGAGCCCCGAACGTGCCGCGCTGGTGTTCCAGGGCGCGACCGCCGTTCGCCCCTCGGCGCGCGGTCAGGGCCTGGGCAAGTGGCTCAAGGCGGCGATGCTGCGCCACGTCCGGGCGCACTGCCCCGGAGCCCGCTGGGTCCGCACCAACAACGCCGAGGAGAACGCCGCCATGCTGGGCATCAACGTCGCGCTGGGCTTCCAGCCCTGGGCGAGTTTCACCGAATGGCAGGTCCGGCTGGCCTGA